One Mercurialis annua linkage group LG3, ddMerAnnu1.2, whole genome shotgun sequence DNA window includes the following coding sequences:
- the LOC126672356 gene encoding uncharacterized protein LOC126672356, whose translation MEAFRYAIDDCGLVELGCNSNLFTWDSDRTRVNNIKQRLDRFLATSEWKDLCSDVTISHLVRISSDHCPIFLNTDGSKRKEGKRKIFQFEAMFLNHQDCCEVMKDSSCASSLANWNYETFGNIYKQKRSLSKQLEHFQTLPNIDRVAARTRAANSELNEILKTEEIMWRQRSRAVNHFCSTSPPVCARTLSALYTAVTALDVDLLSAPFVAEKVLYALKQMHPNKPPSSDGMSAMFFFIKFWNVVGRDVTDLVLKFLESGIMPPNLNHTFITLIPKIKAPETMKNLHTISLCNVVYKLISKVLANRMTKVLPNLIHESQSAFIPGRLTTDNAIIAFEVFHSMKDRIKSKKGVAALKLDMSKVYDEVKEFIQPSRGIRQSDPVSPYLFILCTEGLPALISPSVSHLLFADDCILFSRATMEECQVIRDIMRVLKEESRQQVNLSKLKISFSSKVPTERRIGIKNLLQIKEVGHLPKYLGLPTVIGKSKKFIFGSLKESIWKKLKGWKEKPLSMPGNNEYRNKVHWLSRNRLCVQKSEGGLGFRNFHSFNVALLAKKTWRLFTSSDSLCARIIKAKYHAQSGILGAGDGYSSSYLWHSLRASFDFINSGKCWRIGNGESMKVWKDRWICGDPMTKPLVVKNLPIDATVGCLIDHASQNWKWDVIEGSFLSFESENIVKMVLSYRMPADKFNERDSGASAYSSSDIWKKVWKLQIMPKVKNFLWRILKSVLPCLQVLDNGGNSVDVIYPRCSLNSESILHVLKECDRGRGVWLSSHLVLQVESSPAMNIFVWIESLMKILSKDDFAFSVILIWQLWFSRNMLVYRGEMDSVDMLVNRCQNSVLQQELT comes from the exons ATGGAAGCCTTTCGGTATGCGATTGATGATTGTGGTCTGGTGGAGTTAGGGTGTAATAGTAATCTTTTCACTTGGGATAGTGACCGAACGAGGGTTAATAATATAAAGCAACGTTTGGACAGATTTCTTGCTACCTCGGAGTGGAAAGACTTGTGCTCGGATGTTACTATTTCTCACCTGGTTCGTATCTCATCTGATCATTGCCCCATTTTTCTGAACACTGATGGCAGTAAGAGAAAGGAGGGTAAAAGAAAGATCTTTCAATTTGAAGCTATGTTCCTGAACCACCAAGATTGTTGTGAGGTCATGAAAGATAGCT CCTGTGCTTCAAGCTTGGCGAATTGGAACTATGAAACTTTTGGTAACATCTATAAGCAGAAGAGATCTTTATCTAAACAGCTGGAGCATTTTCAAACTCTTCCCAACATAGACCGAGTAGCAGCGAGGACAAGAGCTGCCAATAGTGAGCTGAACGAAATCCTTAAAACGGAGGAAATAATGTGGCGGCAAAGATCCAGAGCGGT AAATCATTTTTGCTCAACGTCCCCACCGGTTTGTGCCCGCACATTGTCTGCCCTATATACTGCTGTTACAGCCCTTGATGTAGACTTGTTGTCTGCCCCATTTGTTGCTGAAAAAGTTCTTTATGCTCTGAAGCAAATGCACCCAAATAAGCCTCCAAGCTCTGATGGTATGTCcgctatgtttttttttatcaagtttTGGAATGTGGTTGGAAGAGATGTAACTGATCTTGTGCTTAAGTTCTTGGAATCAGGGATTATGCCGCCGAATCTCAATCATACTTTTATTACTCTGATTCCGAAAATTAAAGCTCCTGAAACAATGAAAAACCTCCACACAATTAGTTTGTGTAACGTGGTGTATAAGTTGATTTCAAAGGTGCTTGCGAATCGAATGACAAAGGTTCTCCCAAATCTTATTCATGAATCTCAGAGTGCGTTTATCCCGGGGAGGTTGACTACAGATAATGCTATCATTGCTTTTGAGGTTTTCCATTCTATGAAGGATAGAATCAAAAGCAAAAAAGGAGTCGCGGCGCTGAAGTTAGATATGAGTAAAGTGTACGATGAG GTGAAGGAATTTATTCAACCATCTAGAGGGATCAGACAAAGCGACCCTGTATCGCCTTACTTGTTTATCTTGTGCACTGAAGGTTTGCCGGCGCTGATTAG CCCTAGTGTTTCCCATTTGCTTTTTGCCGACGATTGCATTCTCTTCTCAAGAGCGACAATGGAAGAGTGCCAAGTAATTCGTGATATCATGCGGGTTCTCAAAGAGGAATCGAGACAACAAGttaatttatctaaattaaaaatcTCCTTTAGTTCAAAGGTCCCAACGGAGAGAAGGATTGGGATTAAAAATCTGTTGCAGATCAAAGAAGTCGGGCACCTCCCAAAATACTTAGGTTTACCTACGGTTATTGGTAAATCTAAAAAGTTTATCTTTGGGTCGCTAAAAGAAAGTATATGGAAGAAACTCAAGGGTTGGAAGGAGAAGCCTTTATCCATGCCG GGAAATAATGAATATCGGAATAAAGTGCATTGGCTCAGCCGGAATAGACTTTGTGTTCAGAAGTCTGAAGGTGGTTTGGGTTTTCGTAATTTCCACTCTTTCAATGTCGCTTTGCTTGCTAAGAAAACTTGGAGACTGTTTACTTCCTCTGATTCGCTGTGTGCTAGAATCATTAAAGCAAAGTATCATGCTCAGAGTGGTATTTTGGGTGCTGGAGATGGGTATTCGTCGAGTTATTTGTGGCACAGTTTGCGTGCTTCCTTTGATTTTATCAATTCTGGTAAGTGTTGGAGAATTGGGAATGGGGAATCAATGAAGGTATGGAAGGATAGGTGGATCTGTGGGGATCCTATGACTAAGCCGCTAGTAGTGAAGAATTTGCCCATTGATGCGACTGTCGGTTGCCTTATTGACCATGCTTCGCAAAATTGGAAATGGGATGTAATTGAAggctcttttctttcttttgaatcTGAAAATATTGTTAAGATGGTTCTCAGTTATAGAATGCCAGCTGATAAA TTCAATGAAAGGGATAGTGGAGCATCAGCATATTCAAGTTCTGATATATGGAAAAAGGTGTGGAAATTACAGATTATGCCTAAGGTGAAAAATTTTCTTTGGCGCATTTTAAAGAGTGTTCTCCCTTGCTTACAAGTGCTGGATAATGGAGGTAATAGTGTGGATGTGATCTACCCTCGATGTAGTTTGAATTCTGAGTCAATATTGCATGTTTTAAAGGAGTGTGACCGGGGAAGAGGAGTATGGTTGTCTTCTCACCTTGTATTGCAGGTTGAAAGTTCTCCAGCTATGAACATTTTTGTTTGGATTGAGAGTTTGATGAAAATTCTGAGCAAAGATGATTTTGCATTTTCTGTCATCTTAATATGGCAGCTCTGGTTTTCTCGTAATATGCTAGTCTATAGGGGGGAGATGGATTCAGTGGATATGTTGGTGAATAGATGCCAGAATAGTGTGTTGCAGCAAGAATTAACTTAG
- the LOC126672355 gene encoding uncharacterized protein LOC126672355, with amino-acid sequence MIGVWRVNRNFDISDIGKGVFVCEFKNPRDKRKVLREALWHYDRQLIIISEVKGDEQLSYVKLNTSPFWIRLCNVPLNCKDKKSITKIGERAGTVMKIRKEDIAVWGKHIRVRVMADVNTPLKRGVFIRNSKGALHVLNDYLLLVWIAGACSW; translated from the exons ATGATAGGTGTATGGAGAGTTAACAGGAACTTTGATATTTCTGATATTGGTAAAGGGGTTTTTGTTTGTGAGTTCAAAAACCCTAGGGATAAACGGAAGGTGCTGCGTGAGGCTCTATGGCATTATGATAGACAACTGATTATCATCTCGGAAGTGAAAGGAGATGAACAATTATCATATGTCAAACTGAACACCTCTCCGTTTTGGATTCGGCTATGTAATGTTCCACTGAATTGTAAAGATAAGAAGAGTATCACAAAGATTGGTGAGAGGGCTGGTACTGTGATGAAAATTCGTAAGGAGGACATTGCAGTGTGGGGAAAGCATATCCGAGTTCGAGTGATGGCAGATGTTAATACACCCCTGAAACGTGGAGTTTTTATTCGTAATAGCAAGG GTGCTTTGCATGTGTTAAATGATTATCTGCTACTGGTGTGGATTGCTGGGGCATGTTCATGGTGA